CTTCGACGGTAACCAGAACGAAGATTCCGATGACAAAATGCACCGCCATAGCGATCAATGATATTATACACTTGGTGTAGTCTATTTCTATGCTTTCAATCTCGTTAAGGGCTTCCATCGGACCCATTTTCCTAGCTGTGTGCAGGGCATTAATCAGCACCTTTTGTTGCTTGAAAACCAAGTATTTAGCAGCTAGTTTCACTACTATTCCAAACAGAAGCATCCCTACGGTGATGAAACCAGTGCAGACCAGTTGTGAAAGGAAATCGTGAGGGACAAGGTCTCCATAACCAACAGTGGTCATTGTCACCACAGACATATACAGAGAATCAATGAAATCATTAGTTTTTTTCCCTCTGATGTGGTTTCTCAATGCGAAAAAGCTTAAAGTTCCAGCACCTATATAGATAACATAGTACAGTCCGAGCCACTTAAGGTCCGGGATATTGGTCCGAGGAGCACAATTTGTAGCTACTGAAGTGGCTTTGCTACTCTGAAAGGTGGTTTTCTTGGGGccattttcatcatttgttAAGTTTGGGGAATCTGTAGCAGCCATTGGCAACTTGGTCTGCTTTGCAGCATTGGCAGCCATTGCAATGATTGAGTTGAAGTGACCCAACATTAAGACAACCTGCTAGAAGAATTACAGCGTAAAATTTCATAGTTATATCATCTGTATAtacattcaaataacataagagagctaaaaactaaaaaaaaaaaaaaaaaaaaagtgatcaCTAAACAATGATACAGAATATTAGAAACTTACCGATTTCGAGGAGATTACaacaattcaagaaaaaaaaagcttgaaatCTGGTATTAAGCTAAGATTCTTTACCTGAGATACCAAGTTtgcaattcaatataaaatggTTGTAAGTAGAAAGGAGTTGGGTTCCAACCACATTGGAAAGTTCCTGGAAAGATCCCAAGTTGATGTCGTTTTGTGATGCAATATTAATTTGCACCGTGGAGTGAAGATGGGTTTTTTTATGCTAATGTGCTGAATTTATGGGAAATTTCGCATGACCATCCAAAATGGGAAATTGTACACTTGGTTGAGTGTGTGTCAAGTCTATACATGTTCGTCATTTGGTGTTAATTATGTAAGAGATGACTGAAATCTGCATGAATCTGTTTCTGCAGTTAGCCATAACTATGATGATGAGAGTATGTATTCGTTTCCAGGAATCGTATGTTGAAAGATTTTGGActgaaaattgagaaataaagtTAATTCCGAATCACAGTGGTTTGAGTTGTTGTGCTATTGCAGGTAACTGAAAAATGGCGAGTCATCTGCATTTGAGCATGAAAGGCTTGCCATCAAAGTTACgaacttgtatatatatatacatctaaGTTACTAACATTTTGACTAAAActttctcaaaaaaatttctaaacccaagttttctattttactttatggatccTATTACCCCTCCCCTTggattaattgttattatttattaaattatagagtaaatattttaatattaaagtacatttcaaattcaaatctctTTAAATCTAGtctttattatacttttaaatttaaaattttagtctttctatttttaaatttaaaattcagatTCAGTTGTTAACACGACACCATTAATATCTATtgttggtttaaaattttgatattaaaaaaaatcacttagtaacCATGTAACAAAAACAATGATACTGTAATggacttaaatttaacaaataattttaatagtgttaataagtcttaaaaattatattagcattttggttaaaataaaatatttgagcTAATCAATAagattgtaaaaattatatcaaaaattaaagtataaagattaaatcttaaatgcAATTGCATCAcagaatcaaaattgaaatttgaagatTTCGTATATAATGCGAAAAAAAGGTGTTAACGAGGGATCCATATACAGTTATATAGATTACGGGCTATAATAGCATTAATCTGGAATATAATCCCCTAACGAAGACAGAGCACTATGATTTAACTTTTGACTACATGCATTACTTTGGCAAGCACTATTCACTTTACATTATTGACTCACATACCATTATTTTACTATTCGACGTTAacactattttaattttcttacaaaattgtaaaaacagTGTTTTGTTAAGTGCTTTTGAGCCGCATTGATATTGTTTTTCTCCTTTCTCTGTTGTAACTGTTGGTGACTAGGAGTGACCAAAATTTGTTTCGATTCGAAAAatttgatagaatttttaaattttgaattaaatagttcaagttatttgagttaacCAAGTGATttggatcaactcgaataaaaaaattaagattttcggtttaactcaaatatgaattagaaaaggcaaaactacaCCATTTggataaatgtttaccttttctaaagttaaaagtcaaa
The nucleotide sequence above comes from Gossypium raimondii isolate GPD5lz chromosome 13, ASM2569854v1, whole genome shotgun sequence. Encoded proteins:
- the LOC105784171 gene encoding two-pore potassium channel 1; the protein is MLGHFNSIIAMAANAAKQTKLPMAATDSPNLTNDENGPKKTTFQSSKATSVATNCAPRTNIPDLKWLGLYYVIYIGAGTLSFFALRNHIRGKKTNDFIDSLYMSVVTMTTVGYGDLVPHDFLSQLVCTGFITVGMLLFGIVVKLAAKYLVFKQQKVLINALHTARKMGPMEALNEIESIEIDYTKCIISLIAMAVHFVIGIFVLVTVEGMEIEDAVYCACTTMTTVGFGDESFSSEFGRTFGVLWIFTGTSCLGQLFLYVAEVYTDIEAKKLVKWVIASNIIDKTDFEAADNLEKGKVHGAADFILYKLKEMRKIKKEDISCAMKDVGVDDRSVFDVIPAQSSEKK